The window CCAGATTCGCGTAGCTGAAATTCAGGCCCGCCTTGGCGTCGGTGGTGTGGCAAGGCGAGCACTTGTTGGCGATGATCGGCGCCACGTGCATCGCATAGCTGATGGGCCCGGTGGGCACCACGGGCCCATCGACCGTCCCGCTGTCTGGCCGACCAACGTCAGCCGGGCCCGCGTCTACCGGCGCGCCGCCCGTGCCGGATGCACCGCCCGAACCGCCGCTGCCAGGGGCGCCGCCGGCGCCGGTGTCCTCTGAGGGCGGCGCGGCGTAGGTGAAGGCAGCGTTCTGGACCATACCGTTCAGCAAGGCGCTGAATTGAAATTTGCCGTCCTTGAATTGCTGCGCCAGCTGCTGAATGGCCGCTTCCTCGCTGTTCACCTCGACGTGGCCGACCACGTACCGGTAAAGGTTGCGGGCGACGCAGGTGGCGACGTTGGGGTTGTCGTGCATCGCCTTGGCCAGCTCACGCGGACCGTTGAAGGCCAGCCCGTCCAGATCGCCGGTGACGTCGATGGGCTGCCCGGCATCGGTGGTGCGGAAGGCGCCGATGCCATCGAAGTTTTCGAAGGCCAGGCCCAGCGGATCCATCAGCGTGTGGCAGGTCTTGCACGGCTCCATCGCCCGATGAATCTCCAGCTTCTGCCGCATGGTTTGCTTGACCGGCGCCGCGCTGTCGTCGGGCAGCGGCGGCACGTTCATCGGCGGCGGCGGGATGGTCTCGCACATCAGCATCTCGCGGATGAACTTGCCCCGGTAGGTCGGCGAGCCGATGTTCGAATGGGCATTCAGCGCCAGGAAGCTGCCCTGGCCCAGGTAACCCACGCGCACGCCCGAATCGGGCAGCGTCGTCTTGACGAAATCGGTGCCGGTGACCGGCGGCAAGCCGTAAAGCTTGGCCAGCTCGGCGTTGACGAAGGTGGTGGGCGAATCGAAGATCTCGCGGTAGTCAGCGTCGCGAGTGATAGCGATGTCGGTCAAAAAGCGCAAAGTCTCTTCGCGCATGGCCGGCCCCAGGGTGTCGGTCTTCTGGGAGAACGCCGACGGAAGCTGCGGCAGACTGTCCAGATCGGCCAGCCGGTAATACTCGGTGAAGAAATTCTGTGCGCCGATCGCCGCCCGCGGCGATTTCAAG of the Polyangia bacterium genome contains:
- a CDS encoding DUF1592 domain-containing protein; its protein translation is MGSLACSAGKTPPNSTPGGSGGVSGGGGNSGLGGQPAPGQFMPAPAGLRRLTMVQYRNTIADLLGSGVTVSKDFEGDTALSGFASIGAARVSLSNQIIEEFETSALSLATQALSDPTKAAALVGCNPTAVTDDACTQAFIKKFGRRAWRRPLTDAEVTTYSGVAKTAQTTLKNYFSGLGYGLAGLLESPHFLYREEWGTADPANPNRMVFNDYELATRLSYFLWNSTPDDALLDAADAHQLTEGAGFGTQVQRLLKSPRAAIGAQNFFTEYYRLADLDSLPQLPSAFSQKTDTLGPAMREETLRFLTDIAITRDADYREIFDSPTTFVNAELAKLYGLPPVTGTDFVKTTLPDSGVRVGYLGQGSFLALNAHSNIGSPTYRGKFIREMLMCETIPPPPMNVPPLPDDSAAPVKQTMRQKLEIHRAMEPCKTCHTLMDPLGLAFENFDGIGAFRTTDAGQPIDVTGDLDGLAFNGPRELAKAMHDNPNVATCVARNLYRYVVGHVEVNSEEAAIQQLAQQFKDGKFQFSALLNGMVQNAAFTYAAPPSEDTGAGGAPGSGGSGGASGTGGAPVDAGPADVGRPDSGTVDGPVVPTGPISYAMHVAPIIANKCSPCHTTDAKAGLNFSYANLVTNSTVTNALTVACDWLTPPPKRVVPGDTDHSLLWVKLTFDGAITTHMCGDHMPLATSGKTVTTAELDIIQRWINQGAKP